In Vigna unguiculata cultivar IT97K-499-35 chromosome 3, ASM411807v1, whole genome shotgun sequence, a single genomic region encodes these proteins:
- the LOC114177636 gene encoding pyruvate kinase, cytosolic isozyme, with product MATTVEAEKRPKTKIVCTLGPASRSVPMVEKLLRAGMNVARFNFSHGSHEYHQETLDNLKAAMENTGILCAVMLDTKGPEIRTGFLKDGKPVQLKQGNEITISTDYDIKGDDKMICMSYKKLAEDVKPGMVILCADGTISFTVLSCDKKLGLVKCRCENSATLGERKNVNLPGVIVDLPTLTEKDKEDILAWGIPNKIDMIALSFVRKGSDLVEVRKVLGKHAKNIMLMSKVENQEGVANFDEILANSDAFMVARGDLGMEIPIEKIFLAQKVMIYKCNIQGKPVVTATQMLESMIKSPRPTRAEATDVANAVLDGTDCVMLSGETAAGAYPELAVRTMAKICIEAESTLDYGDVFKRIMEHSPVPMSPLESLASSAVRTANSAKAVLILVLTRGGSTAKLVAKYRPGMPILSVVVPELKTDTFDWECSDEAPARHSLIFRGLVPVLSAASARASHAETTEEAIEFAMQHAKSKGLCHNGDSIVALHRVGTASIIKILTVK from the exons ATGGCGACGACGGTTGAGGCAGAGAAGAGACCCAAAACGAAGATCGTGTGCACGCTGGGACCCGCATCGCGTTCCGTTCCGATGGTCGAGAAACTTCTACGAGCGGGCATGAACGTTGCTCGCTTCAACTTCTCACATGGGTCCCATGAATACCACCAAGAAACCCTCGATAACCTCAAAGCCGCCATGGAGAACACCGGTATTCTCTGCGCTGTCATGCTCGACACCAAG GGGCCTGAGATTCGAACCGGGTTTCTCAAGGATGGTAAGCCTGTCCAACTGAAACAAGGTAATGAAATAACAATTTCCACTGACTATGACATAAAGGGTGATGATAAAATGATTTGTATGAGCTACAAAAAGTTGGCTGAGGATGTGAAGCCCGGAATGGTGATACTGTGTGCGGATGGCACCATATCATTTACAGTTTTATCGTGTGACAAAAAATTGGGTTTGGTTAAATGCCGGTGTGAGAACTCTGCCACTCTTGGTGAGAGGAAGAATGTTAATTTGCCTGGAGTGATAGTGGATCTCCCAACTTTGACAGAGAAAGACAAGGAAGATATCTTGGCCTGGGGAATTCCCAATAAAATCGACATGATTGCTCTTTCTTTTGTTCGAAAAGGTTCTGACCTTGTGGAAGTCAGGAAAGTTCTTGGAAAACATGCTAAGAACATTATGCTCATGTCTAAG GTTGAAAACCAAGAAGGGGTTGCGAACTTTGATGAAATCCTTGCAAATTCAGATGCATTTATGGTGGCTCGTGGCGACCTTGGAATGGAAATTCCAATAGAGAAGATATTTCTCGCACAGAAAGTGATGATTTATAAGTGCAATATTCAAGGAAAACCTGTTGTTACTGCAACCCAGATGTTGGAGTCAATGATCAAATCTCCCAGGCCAACCCGGGCTGAAGCTACTGATGTTGCCAACGCAGTTCTGGATGGCACAGACTGTGTGATGCTTAGTGGTGAAACAGCTGCTGGAGCTTATCCAGAACTTGCTGTTCGAACTATGGCTAAAATATGCATTGAAGCAGAGAGCACCCTTGATTATGGAGATGTGTTTAAAAGGATTATGGAACACTCACCAGTACCCATGAGCCCATTGGAGAGTTTAGCTTCTTCTGCTGTTAGAACAGCCAACTCGGCTAAAGCGGTTCTTATATTGGTTTTAACTAGAGGAGGGAGTACTGCAAAATTGGTGGCTAAATACAGGCCAGGCATGCCAATTCTTTCTGTAGTTGTTCCTGAGCTCAAGACTGATACCTTTGACTGGGAATGCAGTGACGAGGCCCCTGCGAGACACAGCCTCATATTCCGTGGATTGGTTCCAGTATTGAGTGCAGCTTCTGCTAGAGCTTCTCATGCTGAAACAACTGAAGAAGCCATAGAATTTGCCATGCAACATGCCAAGTCCAAGGGTCTCTGCCATAATGGGGATTCTATTGTGGCACTGCATCGTGTGGGCACTGCATCTATCATCAAGATCTTGACTGTGAAATGA
- the LOC114175275 gene encoding mucin-2-like: MAATFTRQQQRLQPPRALPQPPRRSSSFAPPSLHLAPPRVLLPQPQTNHPAVPLTIIFSVAPPDPAVHHLFCSTAPSPSSRAERHREHTTTAEPPHLHLLASASTATTRTSAATPFPQPPPQIERDERFHLAPPRTCTADQRHGEEEEACRHCPAAANLADHHAAAAVPPLFRHVTTFTLENAGAKPAAATTRIATTSARHHHLLASAPLLPHAVAMETATAKQTGAPPLQIYEQQQQPQFRTPPSSSLHLRRRFRQPSQLREPEHHHHEPASARTFSAAHPPARPHRLAMAATFTRQQQRLQPPRALPQPPRWSNSFAPPSLHLEPPRVLLPQPQTNHPAVPLTIIFSVAPPDRAVHHLFCSTAPSPSSRAERHREHTTTAEPPHLHLLASASAATTRTSAATPFPQPPSQIERDERFHLAPPRTCTAEQRRRRRRRSVPPLPSRGREESVKVKP, encoded by the exons ATGGCAGCCACCTTCACACGCCAGCAGCAGCGCCTGCAACCACCGCGAGCTTTGCCGCAGCCACCACGTCGGAGCAGCTCCTTCGCACCACCATCTCTGCACCTTGcgccaccgcgagttcttctccCACAGCCACAGACGAACCATCCAGCGGTGCCACTCACGATCATCTTCTCCGTGGCGCCACCAGATCCCGCAGTTCACCACCTGTTCTGCAGCACCGCGCCGTCTCCATCTTCTCGCGCAGAACGCCACCGCGAGCACACCACCACTGCAGAACCAccacacctccatcttctcgcctccgcATCTACAGCAACAACGCGAACCAGCGCCGCCACTCCATTTCCGCAGCCACCGCCGCAGATCGAACGAGATGAACGTTTCCACCTTGCGCCACCACGAACCTGCACTGCGGATCAGCGTcacggagaagaagaagaagcatgCCGCCAttgcc ccgctgCCGCCAACCTCGCCGACCACCACGCCGCTGCAGCAGTGCCGCCACTGTTCCGTCACGTCACCACCTTCACGCTGGAAAACGCAGGAGCAAAACCAGCGGCAGCAACAACCAGAATAGCAACAACCTccgcgcgccaccaccatcttctcgcctccgcGCCACTTCTTCCTCACGCAGTAGCCATGGAAACTGCCACCGCGAAGCAAACTGGCGCGCCTCCATTGCAGATCTACGAACAGCAACAACAACCGCAGTTTCGcacaccaccatcttcctccctCCATTTGCGCCGCCGTTTCCGACAACCATCGCAGCTCCGCGAACCAGaacaccaccaccacgaacCTGCATCTGCGCGAACCTTCTCCGCAGCGCATCCGCCAGCGCGTCCTCATCGCTTAGCCATGGCAGCCACCTTCACACGCCAGCAGCAGCGCCTGCAACCACCGCGAGCTTTGCCGCAGCCACCACGTTGGAGCAACTCCTTCGCACCACCATCTCTACACCTTGagccaccgcgagttcttctccCACAGCCACAGACGAACCATCCAGCGGTGCCACTCACGATCATCTTCTCCGTGGCGCCACCAGATCGCGCAGTTCACCACCTGTTCTGCAGCACCGCGCCGTCTCCATCTTCTCGCGCAGAACGCCACCGCGAGCACACCACCACTGCAGAACCAccacacctccatcttctcgcctccgcATCTGCAGCAACAACGCGAACCAGTGCCGCCACTCCATTTCCGCAGCCACCGTCGCAGATCGAACGAGATGAACGTTTCCACCTTGCGCCACCACGAACCTGCACTGCGGAGCAGcgtcgccggagaagaagaagaagcgtGCCGCCAttgccgtcacgagggagggaggaGAGTGTGaaagtgaaaccctaa